Within the Macadamia integrifolia cultivar HAES 741 unplaced genomic scaffold, SCU_Mint_v3 scaffold_38A, whole genome shotgun sequence genome, the region CATGCACACTTATTTTGTGAAGATCGCCATGCAAAAAGGCATTATTTACTTTCAATTAGTGAGGATGACAACCCCGAATGGCAGCAATTGCGAGAAGGCTACGAACAATGAGCGGCTTGGCAATATGGGCGAATGTATTAGTATAGTCCAACCCCTCATGTTGTGTCTAGCATTTGGCTACGAGACAATCTTTATAGTGTTCAATGCTACCATCAACTCGATGCTTGATATTGAAGGCCCTTTTGCAACTAATGGGAGATTTACTTGTAGGGAGAGATTGCAAGGACCAAATATTACTCTGTTCCAAGGCATGAATTTTGGCCTCCATGGCACAACACAAGTGGGGTTGTTTAACAACCTTGGTAAAGGTACGGGAAAAGGCCAACAGAAATGTAAAATGGGGTGGGTAGAAGCAATTGTAAGAAATGTAATTGCAAACGGGATAAAGGGTGATACATGTTGTAGAGGCATgattggggggtgggggacaGGTGTAGAGGTTGAGGAGCAAACATTGTCCTTTAAGCGAGCGGGAACTGTGTGAGGACAACTAGAGCCTGACtgtgggggtggggagggggaggcGGAAATGGGATTCGACAACTGGAGTTGGTGGGGACTATATTAGGGAAGGGAGAGGGGCAATAGAGTCTAGGACAGGGATAGGGAGGACAGAGTGGTTAGGGAGTTCGACAATTGTGGCAAAGGGAAAGACAAATAAATTAGTCCCAACCTGTAAATGcatgaaaaaatatttaaatttaaaataatccTAAATATATACACAATTCCATCTTAAAagtgttaaaaataaaataaaataattataaaaaaaattaaatgtaaatagaaaagataaaatggCCTAAATACCCATATGAAATATTTAGACTAATCtgtaaaacaaaattaaaataaactacGAAATGTAAACTAACCTATTCTAAACATAGACGAAAAACACAGGTTTTTTTTTACTCAACTAGCCTTTTTAAAACCTTGTGAGTTAGGTAGGTCAAACCTGGTCAGGACaagtcatatttttttctcccttatttCTTTAATAACTTCATGCTTTTCTTTATCCGAGCCCCAAGGCTTTAGTTGTTTCTAGTTGTTTCATAactagaagaaataaaaaggagGGGNNNNNNNNNNNNNNNNNNNNNNNNNNNNNNNNNNNNNNNNNNNNNGAGGCTAATATTTAAGGCATAAGAAAAAAACattctaggattttgtttaaTTGTAGATCAAACTTTCGAGTAATATGCGtccaataaaagaaaaccaaacttGATGAGTTTCACATGACTTGAAAGACACTGAATCAATCAAAACTCAAACTGATTCAAGGAAAGATGTATAATAGTTATAGCTTATTAAGGAAAGATGtgtaatatttaattatttatagcTTATTAAGGaatttcttctttaatttaGCTCAACCCAAACCCTCTTCGAGATTTTCTTTCTACGAGGCTTCACATTaataacagaaaaataagtcCCCGGGTCAGAAGGAGGAAAGAGGTGGCTTTTGTTGATTAGAAGTTTGACGTTTGTACAACTCTTCACCAACCATTTCTTCGTTGGCTGAATTTAGAATCGGAAATTAATTGGAAAAGTCAGTTATAAAGGATGGGAGAGAAGCTAGCTTAAATTTTTTGTCCTCTGTAGAAAACCCAAAACTTAAGATCATAGAAACATCCCTTTACAagaaggggaggaaaaaagacAGACCCTTAAGGTGTGCATGGAGTACGCCTAAGGGTGCGAAGAAGGAAGATAGAGGAGAGATCATAAGCTCTCTCTTCTTCACCATTTTCCTCCCCACTGCCCCCATTCCTTGTTCTTAAACGATGGCAACCAGCAAAGCCATTTccttggaagaaataaaaaacgaAAATGTTGATCTtgtaagtattttttttatatgcttATCatcttatttcattttattttcaatcaatTTCAGATTCTCTTTTTTGTCAGaaaatgatttgttttcttcgtGAAATCTCATCGTTAGAAAATGATTTTATAGATCCATGGGCCCTTCTTGATGtgtttgttttttcaaattCTTAAAAACGTTTCATTTTATTATTCTCCTTGGCATGGGTTGCTTCAACCTTCATGCATTGATATAGGATTTTATTTATGGGATAAAGTTTTTTGTTCAAGAGTTACTCCTGAGAAACAAATACAGGGGTGGACAATGATCACCATGCCGCTTCTGAGAATGAACCTCCCCATTCTCAGATAAAAAAACATttgccctttatttatttaagcgATCATTAATTCAACTCTGAAAGTGTATTAAAGATTGGACAGAATGCCATAAGAATATTAGAACTCATGTCtcaaaagacatttttttttagatagatTGACTTACAAGAGTTGACCAAATCTtggttctctctctttcatatttgtttttatcttttggtCAAGGtaacttttgtttgtttttatacTCTTTTATCATAGGAGCGAATTCCTGTGGATGAAGTATTCGAGCAGCTCAAATGTACGAAAGAAGGTTTGACAAATGAGGAGGGGGAACAGAGGCTCCAAATCTTTGGACCCAATAAGCTTGAAGAGAAGAAGGCAATTCTCAACTTCATTTTCtttgattcccccccccccccctctttctttctctttcctggCTAACCTTCAAATTAATGTACTTGATGACAGGAAAGCAAATTCCTTAAATTCTTGGGTTTTATGTGGAATCCCCTCTCATGGGTCATGGAGGCTGCTGCTATCATGGCCATAGTTTTGGCTAATGGAGGGGTATAGCtataacctctctctctctctctctctctctctagaaatcaaaattgggtttgggctcaaaattgaaaaacaatGTGACAAATTGCAGGGAAAGCCTCCGGATTGGCAAGATTTCGTTGGTATCACAGTGTTGCTGATTATCAACTCCACCATCAGTTTCATTGAAGAAAACAATGCTGGAAATGCAGCTGCTGCTCTAATGGCGGGTCTTGCCCCTAAGACCAAGGTGGGTTTCATCTGTTCTCCTTCAAAATGTAAACATGATAAGTTAATTGATTCCTTAAAAGGTGACATTGCATGAACATGTGTAGGTGCTGAGAGATGGGAAATGGAATGAGCAAGATGCAGCTATCTTGGTCCCTGGAGATGTGATCAGCATCAAGCTTGGTGACATTATCCCAGCTGATGCTCGTCTCTTGGAAGGTGATCCTCTTAAGATAGACCAATCTGCTCTCACTGGTGAGTCCCTCCCTGTAACAAGGAATCCAGGTGAAGAGGTCTTCTCTGGTTCAACCTGCAAGCAAGGTGAGATTGAGGCTGTCGTTATCGCCACCGGTGTCCACACCTTCTTTGGCAAGGCCGCACATCTTGTGGACAGCACCAACCAAGTGGGTCACTTCCAGAAGGTGTTGACAGCCATTGGGAACTTCTGTATTTGCTCAATTGCAGTGGGAATGGTGATTGAGATCGTCGTGATGTACCCAATTCAGCGCCGGCCTTACAGAAGTGGAATTGATAATCTGTTGGTGTTACTTATTGGAGGAATTCCAATTGCCATGCCCACAGTGTTGTCAGTGACAATGGCTATTGGGTCTCATCGATTGTCTCAACAAGGTGCTATTACAAAGAGAATGACTGCAATTGAAGAGATGGCTGGCATGGATGTGCTTTGCAGTGACAAAACTGGAACTCTCACCCTCAATAAGCTCACTGTGGACAAGACCATGATTGAGGTGTTTGTCAAGGATTTGGACAAAGACACTGTGGTCTTGAGTGCTGCCAGGGCTTCCAGGGTTGAGAATCAGGATGCCATTGATGCTTCAATTGTTGGAATGTTAGCTGACCCCAAAGAGGTACTTACTATTAGATAGAAGGAACAAGTGCTACCTTGTCTctgattttcttctttaattcgctaatcttccatgtttcttcttcaatcgCAGGCAAGAGAAGGGATCCAAGAAGTGCATTTCTTGCCCTTCAACCCTGTTGACAAGCGAACTGCTATCACCTACATTGACTCCGATGGCACATGGCATCGAGCAAGCAAGGGTGCACCTGAGCAGGTAACAGAAAGCTCTTCGTACCTACCTATTTCATTACTTCCTGCTAATAATACCAGTGCAGCTCTTTAATTTGAATCCTAGCTTTAGTCTCTCTTATAATCTCATTTGTATTTATACCAGATTATTGAGCTTTGCAATCTCAGGGAAGACATAAAGAACAAAGTTCATTCAATAATCGACAAGTTTGCTGAACGTGGTCTTCGTTCTTTGGGTGTTGCTCGACAGGTGATGTGAAAGTACCTGCATGTTGATCATTTTAAAGTCTGTTTAGTTTAGTGAGATCTGTTTGAGGCTGAATTAGAATTTAGTGTTGTTTCACAGACAATTCCAGAGAAGACAAAGGAAAGTGCTGGGGGACCATGGGAGTTTCTGGGTCTTTTGCCTCTCTTTGATCCTCCAAGGCATGACAGTGCAGAGACGATCCGGCGAGCACTCAACCTTGGAGTGAACGTTAAGATGATCACAGGTGACCAGCTCGCCATTGGAAAGGAGACTGGCCGTAGGCTTGGTATGGGAACCAATATGTATCCCTCTTCCTCCCTCCTTGGCCAG harbors:
- the LOC122071628 gene encoding ATPase 9, plasma membrane-type; this translates as MATSKAISLEEIKNENVDLERIPVDEVFEQLKCTKEGLTNEEGEQRLQIFGPNKLEEKKESKFLKFLGFMWNPLSWVMEAAAIMAIVLANGGGKPPDWQDFVGITVLLIINSTISFIEENNAGNAAAALMAGLAPKTKVLRDGKWNEQDAAILVPGDVISIKLGDIIPADARLLEGDPLKIDQSALTGESLPVTRNPGEEVFSGSTCKQGEIEAVVIATGVHTFFGKAAHLVDSTNQVGHFQKVLTAIGNFCICSIAVGMVIEIVVMYPIQRRPYRSGIDNLLVLLIGGIPIAMPTVLSVTMAIGSHRLSQQGAITKRMTAIEEMAGMDVLCSDKTGTLTLNKLTVDKTMIEVFVKDLDKDTVVLSAARASRVENQDAIDASIVGMLADPKEAREGIQEVHFLPFNPVDKRTAITYIDSDGTWHRASKGAPEQIIELCNLREDIKNKVHSIIDKFAERGLRSLGVARQTIPEKTKESAGGPWEFLGLLPLFDPPRHDSAETIRRALNLGVNVKMITGDQLAIGKETGRRLGMGTNMYPSSSLLGQSKDESIASIPVDELIEKADGFAGVFPEHKYEIVKKLQERKHICGMTGDGVNDAPALKKADIGIAVADATDAARSASDIVLTEPGLSVIVSAVLTSRAIFQRMKNYTIYAVSITIRIVLGFLLIALIWEFDFSPFMVLIIAILNDGTIMTISKDRVKPSPLPDSWKLKEIFATGLVLGTYLAVMSVVFFWLAHKTHFFTDKFGVRPINNNLDELTAALYLQVSIVSQALIFVTRSRSWSFIERPGLLLLVAFLAAQLVATLIAVYANWSFARVQGIGWGWAGVIWLYSIIFYFPLDVLKFITRYALSGKAWDNMLQNKTAFTSKKDYGRGEREAQWAMAQRTLHGLQPADSSGLFNDKTNYRELTEIAEQAKKRAEVARLRELHTLKGHVESVVKLKGLDIETIQQHYTV